The region ccaaacacacacacacacacacatttttttaataaatatatatatatatatatatatatatatatatatatatacacacacacacacacacacacatatatacatatatatatatatatatatacacacacacacacacacacatacatatatatacacatgccaTAAATTTCATGAGCAGTAGTCTGATTAAATCTTATGTTTATGGTGATCTTTAAGGAAAGGATtaatcaaatcttttttttttaagtacttgAAATAACCAAATTCTTGCTTGTTCACTAACTGACAAAgtgaatgtttatgaaatgcGTATCTGAAGTATTCTTTTGTGCGTTCTGTTTAGGTAGTCCATGAGTCTTCCAACTAATAACTTGTACATTCTGTTAATTTTGTCCTGGGAGTATGCATCTGGAGATTAGTTCAGCTTTAATTGTTTATGTGTGAAGGAAGGTATCTGTAAGGTTTTTAAAGAAGAATGTTTGAATACAAAAATTCAAGTGATATGTCCTTGTTAACtgtaagaaacaaaaatgaatgaagtgtTTGAAAGTGctacagaaatgaatgaataaatgcaatgTTTGAAAGTGCTATAGAAATGCTGGACTCTTACCAACGTGTAGCTCAGTAGCTAGAGTTTCTTTGGTCAGGCTGACCAGTTCACGTCCATCAATGTTGTTGGCTTTGAACGTGCTGACCAGAGCTTCCATTCCCTCTTCGCTTAACCACGCCGACACATCTTCCTCCGTCCAATCGCTGACCGGCAACCTGGAGTGACCCGGCAGCTTCCTTCCTGTCCGAGcacacaaacaggaagaggTTTCCCATCGGTCCGTTCTCCTCCTGGGGTTTATCAGATCCAAACAAACGTTTCCCTCACATTCCACACAAAGGCCCACCCTGCTTCTCCACACAGCGTTCTAGTCTGGCTGCTCCCCTCTCTACGGTGATAAGACACCAGCCatagttccccccccccctccccctcttcttATCTGTTTTTCCAagcattcatttccatttttatcaaCAGTGCTTTAatcatattttatgtgtgtcCAGTGAATATTtatcagtctctgtttttttttttacccctctgtgttgttctgggaCGTTTGGTAGAGAGAGCTTTTTCCTCTCATCAAACGCAACCTTCAGGTGACTTTGCGTTTGAatgctcttcatttttcatatgGGAGTCAGatgaaatgcagtgttttgtgtgtgtgtgtgtgtgtgtgtgtgtgagtgtgttgggggagggtcTTTTCTAATGACATCTCACCCTGTCTCCTGTCGAAGccctccctctttcattctAATGACAGATTACACTGGAGCTAAAGAGAAGTGCCATCAACGTAGACATGTTTACACACCATCACCATTctgccttctttctttctttctctctctctctctgtgacacacacaccttcattgCTTGTCTCAATATAACCATGTGAGAGACAGTTTATCTCTGATCTCTGAGTAGCAGTACCAGGGGAACGTAACACATCATGGTAAACTATTCCCAAACAACCAGTGTCACCTTTCTACAGTCTACATACAGCACATTCCCCCTCCCCCATCACTCCTCCAGGCCTACTAGTCAGGCTTCTCTAAACACCCTTTCATATGAGCACAGTACAGTCCCATGAAAAGCATATCGATATCACAGCTGTGTCAAACCCTGCTCTACAACTATCTTTATTGAAAAGAGTTGTTTGCACTTTGGAGCTGTTCCCAATGCCAACTCATCTCTCTTATTATTTTACACTTGGCgaatgatttcttttcttcacgTGACCGGTGCCCTATGTACACATATCATCTGAACAGCAGTAGGATGCAGAGTCCGAACACAAGCTGAATTTGAGCAGCTGGTTAACTCTCATTAAGGGCACTGGACACTAGAGGTGGAGTTGGGGTATGTAAAGCTTAAAGCAAACACTCTTACCTTGGCCAGCTGCACCGACTGGTTTGACTAGAAAAGGTACataaggaaaagagaagagaaaaaatagattagtagagaaaacacatttttaaaatgaaaagcgGCCGCCGAGAACGTCAGACTTAACAAGGACGTAAAATTACACCTCAATTACCGTGCCACCTAATTTCTTTGATCTATTCTTTAAACATACCTTGCCGAAATATGtctcaagaacaaaaaaaagtacatcAGGAATTCTAGAAGACCATTTTACCGCACACATCAAAAATGATGTTCAGCGCATGACATCCAGGGCTTTTTATATTTGAAAAGGAGGAGTTGTGAATTGAGTTCCATTCAAAAGCAGTTATTTTAGAGAGGAATGCTCAGTGTTCAGCAGATCAATaaaaatctgctttttttccttaTGTAATATGCAATTAACCCCCCAGCCAAGGCTCTGAGATTGGTTTTAATGTATATAGAAAAGGGTTTTGCATTCCTTGGCCAAAGATGAGTAGGTTAGAAGTTAAGGACAAGGCTTAGAATCTTTACTGAAAAACTATCAAGGTTCTGAGCCATTGAAGAActtgattaatttaaaaaatataaaacattaaaaaaaagggggggggtctACCAGACTGATAATTTTCGAGTCATTTTGATTAAATAATTCTATATCAACAATCTATATTTGACGGGATCTTTAAACGTAAGAAGGGGCATACTGTTggcttgtttggtttttattatttattgcgtgggctctctcctctctctctctctctctctctctctcctgctttaaTCTCCATCCTGCCTGGACTCTACACCATCTGTCATGGTGGAGGAGCAGGTCATCCACCAGGCTGTGCTGATCTGAACACCGGGCCCGTGAGACCATGGGCCAAACCAAGCATCCTAATCATTATTAATGAACACTCCATCCCATCTCTTCACCCGACTCTGATCTGTCGCCCCACCCGATACTACAGTCATCTCAGCTATATCCCCCAAATATAAATCTCACTGAGCTAATTCAGTCATGAAAAAAACCACCTATGTCAAGCTATAGTGAAACAGATTCTGAACTGTAGAAGCTACTGGGAAGAAATGAACCTCAGTGAGTAAAGTGATACTGAGCTAATCTGGACTCCAGAGGATCCTTGACTTCCAAGACCTAAATGCCAGGTCCCTAAGGACGACATTAAACCTGAACCCCGTCCAAAAAAAACGAGTTACGCTAGGTTAATCTGAACCATGCTAAAATAATATGGACTAAATCAGGTTAATCTCAACAGGGAGAGATGACTGCGTTTACTGGGGGAGAACAGTCAGTTGGGGCACATCACTGGTGTCAGTATTTTTGATCTCAATCATGCAGAGGTGTAAAAGTGACTGCTCTGAGAGCCTGGCAGTCACATGGAGCTTTTATGTCAGACTGATAAGAGAGTCCAGAGCTTACCTGGTAAAGCCTCTCCTTCTCCCATCATCCAGATGTTCACTGTCTTATCCATGGAGCCAGTGACAAACAACGGGCCAACTGGAGCAAAGGCACAAGTCGTTACATAccttagacagagagagagagagagagagagagagagagagagagagagagagattacaccAATTGCACTAGGAGATACGCGTAAGAACAGAAAAGCCTTAAAGAACACTTGTTTTTACCTCCGGTGTTGGGTCAAAGTGTGTAGTAGAACTGCCTGattctggagagaaaaaaaaaccatagaTAATTATTTACACATAGAGATGAATGGAATGTGTAAAAATGTCATGGTGGATAAGTAAAATCACTggaggggcgtgtgtgtgtgtgtgtgtgtgtgtgtgtgaggtatgtgGGTTTATATAAAATCTCTGGAtggtgtgagtggtgtgtgtgtaagtgtaaaatcactggacagtgtgtgtgatatgtgtctGTGAATTCTGTAAACAATGTAAATATGGTAGAAGTTGCTCATTAGAAATGACTGAAGTCAATTTAAGAACACTGACCGCATCATATACAGCAACTGTTTTATCCACTGATCTGTGCgtaggaaagaaaaacacagaatgaattCACATACTCAAAACTGTCAATACCTACCTACAAACGCTAAGTTCTGTTGAGTACTGAATTTACATACGATGGCCGATACAGTTAAAATGTAAGATGTCATGTAATCCAACTAGGGCTCATAAGTCTGCTCCTTCAGATAAAAACAAGTCCATTTATTATGGACAGTAAATAGTTATGCTGAGTTATGTCTGTAACCATGGTTTCCATGACAAATGGCTGTAAAAAAACAGATCCGCCTAGTGGTGAAGAAGAAGTATGACAGGGGAGATGGGTGGATTTTGTCAAACCTACATAATTAGCTTCAGTTGAATGCCTATGTAAACTTCATCTGATAGAGGAACATATGACTGTGTAATCATTATATGTAGCAGAGGGAGGCATGGTAAACTGCtgcgtatgtatgtacatgtgagTGAGGATTTACCCGGATATCAGCCGCTGTCCATCTGAGGAGAAACAGCAGGAGAGCACAGGAGAAGACTGCCCAGTGAGCGTGTGAAGCAGCTGCATCATACAACCTGCTGATcagcgcgcaaacacacacacacacacacacacacacacacagagacagagggggacgggggagagagagagagagagagaaagagagagggagagagagagagagagagcttttttaaatgagaaatcaATGCATTACAAAAcccagagaaatagagagatacAGCCAGATATATGGACAGATagattagatagatagatagatagatagatagatagatagatagatagatagatagatagatagatagatagatagatagatagatagattcttGTGCTTGTTGTGTCTCATATTATATGTACAGAATATCAGTATGAAATGTTGTTTCCTGCTGTACTGTGAGTGTGGGCAGGAGTGAACACAGTACCCGctgatgcatgctgggaaatgaTCCATATCTTCAGCTGACTGTCTTGTCCACAGGAGGCCAGTCGAAACTGCAAGGTGTGACCGTCTGAAAAGGCCCACACACATAGCACATCCTCTCAGCACGAGgtataatgataataatccCACCGGACTTGACATTAAAGATAAACACAGTGCTTTTCAATGAGAAACATCATGTACCTTGTTTGTGGCTATAATTTTTGCATTCAGTGAACAAGAGCAATTTGTTCAAAGCTACGTTGAAAGATTCCCCACTATTTAAATCTACAAAGGCTAAAATTATAGCTTCAGTTTTAATGTTGAGAAGATAAAAGAGAGAATACTTAAACAAGCTATTAAAATTAATCCTCGTGGTCTTTTAGAAATCCTGTTTCTGGAACTTATGGCTCTGATCAAACACTTCTCTTCTGATGAATGTATTGATTCAGAGCCCAGAGTGTCTCATATGCATTCAAAGGAataccaaagagagagagagagaaatagagagagtgagagagagagagagagagagagagagagagagagagagagagcgagagagggagagagagagagagagagagagagattcgaTACTAAGCCATGTCTAAATATAGTTTGCCCTCCTCTGTTCTGCAAAGCATTAATTAAATCTCAAACTATATTACAACAACATTATTGCAGAATTGCCAGACAGCGTGTTTTTCCTTGCCTGACAAGATTTCTCTTCTTTGTAGATATTTCAGATAACAAATCTTCAATATTTAAATAGCTCACCATCACAAAACCACTAaagtgtatgggggggggggggggggggggggggtttcaagACAAGGCTAATATAACAGCTTGTTTGAGTAATTTACTGTATCACAGCAGAGAGTCACTGCCGTTGAGTGGAGGTAAAACAGATGGAAAAGCCTTGAACCATTTCCTgctgtcgttttttttgttttttcatctaCTATACAAAGAGAGCAAGAGTCTCTTTGTCTGAGAAATGAACCTGAGCCTACAAGAGACTCAAAAAGAAGtctgtataataataataataataataataataataataataataatgtcttGTATGCCAGGTTAGGGTTCGAACTGAATAACTAATtcaacttttttattttcttttttaagtacAGTCCTGACTATACTCATATACCTTAAAAACACCTAAATTCTTGATTAACAGTTATAGTTTTTGCGAGTGAAGTGTGAAGTGAGTAGGCCtattaaaatacaagtacacTTGAAAGGCTGATCTATGAGAACTGTAGTTTGACAGGAAAAAGAGGGCTGAAGACAGCTGCCTGTTTACCAGAGTCAGTCTGAGGAGAAAAATTACAGCAGTTTACTCCCAGGTCGTGGGCGTCCTTTTCGGCACAGAGCTGGTTCATTGCTAGGTTCCAGACCCGGAGGTCTCCCAGAGTAGAACCCGTCACAAACATCTGACCGCAGGGAGAGAATGCACTGGCAACCAGGGTGCCCTCCGTGGCTGCTCTTGTCCTGGATACAACAGTGGTTTTTTATGACAAATGAGTGAACAGTAATATGTAGGGTATAATGACTTGGTGGCACACTGGCACACTCATCCAGTGAACTCTTACTGTTCTACATGATAGCTTACGGTAATACAGGCCAGGCGTAAATCCACGGTTTCAATGCACCTGTCCCAAATAGTGTTTTTACGTTTTCAGGCGCTGTAGCTTAAAATCTtaagcaacaaaaacacatactaTAGATAAAGCTATTATAATACCCAACTGAAGCCACTGCTGGAAATAAGAAGTCCTCGTATTCACCTTTGTAGGGACTTTGTCGGGACATCCCAGAGTGTCACAGTTCCGTCCGTCGCTCCGGACAGTAAATAAGACGAGTCGGGAGAGAACGAGCAAATCCGTACAGGGGTTCGACCGGGGTATTCGAACTTTACTTCGACTTTACCTGTTTGCATGTCCCATACGATTGTCGTAGCATCAGTTGAACATGAAGCGAGATACCTGCCACAACTGCTAAAACAGCAGCAGTGAACGCCATACGTGTGTTCGGACAGCGGAGAGAAATTAAGCTCACAGAAGTCATTGGTAGTGTACACACGAATTGTTTTGTCAATGGAGCAGGTCGCCAGCATTGAATTAGACAAGGCGCAACAGTTGACATCATCAAGATGATCTTGTAGGGTCCGTAATAAAGACACCATTTTCGCATCCAACGTTCCCAATATAATGGCTTATTTATCGTAATTTCGAACGCACGATGGCGCAACCTACCAAAGCAACGGCTACCGAATTATTCTTGTCGGAAGTCACCCTCCAATGTTACACACCTTTGTTTCGATGCTTTTAAAGGTAAGCAGCGGGAAGCCTTAGTACTTTAATGAAAGGCTCGTAGCCTGCTCCCTGTTTTACAGCATATGAGATCGGTTGTGTTGTCTGTACCACCGTAGTCGCAAGTTTACAACAGAGTAAAAGGAAGATGCTTAAAAACCGTGCGCAGCTCTTGACACTTCCTCAGTGCTCTCATGTGACCACGCGTGTCGTCATCGTTATGTGTGTAGTGacctttgagttttttttcctagtCATACGGTCATAAAGTCatgcaacacagagaaaacaaaggttTTGCTTATAACTGGAAACTTCATTGGAAATCAACTTCAGTGAGCTAATACACCTTTTCAAAGtatgacaccccccccaccacacacatatttacagtgAGGGGATACTGCGGTCACCGTTTATTTCGATGTTCTGTATCGATAAACTACTGAGTTAACTGAAATTATGCCCTTTTATTACAGCTGTGACAGatcttctcttctgtcttccGAGATCAATTGTAAAGTCCTTACACACTGGCCAAAAGGACGTGTTCGGGGCTGTGAGCATGAAAAACAGAATTCCTGTTGTGATATTACAGAAAGTCACGTATTtgcaaaggggggaaaaagcaaCACTGTAAAGTCGTAGGACGACACAGGTACTGCCAATGAGATGACCGTGTTCGTAGTGAATGTATACAGTACAAGCAACACTGTAATACTGGTGTACCATCTCTTTCGTACAAATAAAACGCTACAGTCAGACTAAGGCAAACTATTTTTTGATGTTGACAATGTGTGTTACACCATACATACTCCAACAAATATTAACATAAAACGAACAGCATATAAACATATTGTCACGTTGGTCTCACTATTTTTTTGCTTGTTGGAGATGCAAACCAAACATTTCTACAGCAACACAGTTTCGCAGTATTACAGTCAGGAGTCATCCAGTGTCCTGAGGGCACAGAACAGTGTaaacattttctcctcttccgttttttttcctttctttttttttgtccttttattgGCTTCACTATTTCAGAAAACATTCCTTCTTATTTTAAAGcagatgtctgtttgttttgctatttcttccttttcatagaaaatgaagactgaaacattttactcataaataatcaacaaaaaattaaatacattcaCCATAATATTAACGCTAGagttaaaaatgtatatttacaaGTAATGGACAACGTATTTTTCCAAGGTCCAGCTTTTACAGTTGTTAATTTCGTTGTGGTTCTTAAAAGGAAACAGTACTGCACTTGAGATTCCACAAGAGTCTGGAATCCTTTGGGTGCATTTTGCTGTTCTCGGGGAAA is a window of Chanos chanos chromosome 10, fChaCha1.1, whole genome shotgun sequence DNA encoding:
- the LOC115823268 gene encoding WD repeat, SAM and U-box domain-containing protein 1 — its product is MVSLLRTLQDHLDDVNCCALSNSMLATCSIDKTIRVYTTNDFCELNFSPLSEHTYGVHCCCFSSCGRYLASCSTDATTIVWDMQTGKVEVKFEYPGRTPVRICSFSPDSSYLLSGATDGTVTLWDVPTKSLQRTRAATEGTLVASAFSPCGQMFVTGSTLGDLRVWNLAMNQLCAEKDAHDLGVNCCNFSPQTDSDGHTLQFRLASCGQDSQLKIWIISQHASAGCMMQLLHTLTGQSSPVLSCCFSSDGQRLISGSVDKTVAVYDANQAVLLHTLTQHRRYVTTCAFAPVGPLFVTGSMDKTVNIWMMGEGEALPALSTKRPRTTQRGRKLPGHSRLPVSDWTEEDVSAWLSEEGMEALVSTFKANNIDGRELVSLTKETLATELHVDSVGLRGKVLRKIEELKQVLEGSDVPDEFVCPITREVMKDPVMAADGYSYEREAIESWLKTKNPCSPMTNLPLQTTLLTPNRTLRMAINRWRDKR